One region of Methanobrevibacter millerae genomic DNA includes:
- a CDS encoding CBS domain-containing protein, with translation MKARELMDKEFVYLNCDDSVVEVSKVMEEIRRFTCPVVNENKQLVGWITSFDITRGLREGNEKINEIMSSYEDVVTIHEDQPARLAVLLTANNKFVTVPVINDDNQVIGMIRACDIVELLSELYDIKVSKLYKAMQNQLKGVTWEELMDASALVSQKTTGVKITPEEYEANIMDATFGEAIWATGGLEKFFAGLISVGELVIARRVGKARR, from the coding sequence TTGAAAGCTAGAGAATTAATGGATAAAGAGTTTGTATACCTGAACTGTGATGACAGTGTCGTGGAAGTTTCCAAAGTAATGGAAGAAATAAGAAGATTTACTTGTCCTGTTGTAAATGAAAACAAGCAATTGGTTGGATGGATCACTTCATTTGACATTACCCGAGGTTTAAGGGAAGGAAATGAGAAAATCAATGAAATAATGAGCTCTTATGAAGATGTTGTCACTATTCATGAAGACCAGCCGGCAAGACTTGCAGTTCTTTTAACCGCAAACAACAAGTTCGTTACTGTCCCAGTCATCAATGACGACAATCAGGTTATAGGAATGATCCGTGCCTGCGATATTGTTGAATTGCTCTCAGAGCTTTATGACATTAAGGTATCAAAATTGTATAAGGCAATGCAGAATCAGCTTAAGGGAGTTACATGGGAAGAGCTTATGGACGCTTCAGCTTTGGTTTCCCAGAAAACCACCGGCGTAAAGATAACTCCTGAAGAATATGAAGCCAATATTATGGACGCAACCTTCGGTGAAGCCATATGGGCGACCGGAGGACTGGAAAAATTCTTTGCGGGTCTGATTTCAGTCGGCGAGCTGGTAATTGCCAGAAGAGTTGGAAAAGCAAGAAGGTAA
- a CDS encoding 4Fe-4S binding protein, with protein MNVSFIKQMKNLEREVLLKSVELDDDGDDFQFELDSFHAEEEIIAVAPKCVRCNTCVGECPVNAIGPANIFRLAKITDKCVKCEICVQTCPVSAIKLIKNVVDYDGESENDFMEYSLYNVRSPHRVVRMKSIDIDYTADNNWQDCADLCPTNAFTLEFKEYFEELGCDTGIDLDEDTLYPFINKKLCIGCGACVEISKSENAITLDRIIGPIVHGRNIEVNHDLCVNCFLCEENCPVEAIRLEDGEVVLDDDKCIRCVECTNHCPVGALKRVEIE; from the coding sequence ATGAATGTATCGTTTATAAAGCAGATGAAGAATTTGGAAAGGGAAGTTCTTTTGAAATCTGTTGAATTAGATGATGACGGCGACGATTTCCAGTTCGAATTGGACAGTTTCCATGCTGAAGAGGAGATTATAGCCGTTGCACCAAAATGTGTAAGATGCAATACGTGCGTTGGCGAATGTCCTGTTAATGCCATCGGGCCGGCCAACATTTTCAGACTGGCTAAGATTACAGACAAATGTGTGAAATGTGAAATCTGCGTTCAGACATGCCCGGTTTCAGCTATTAAATTAATTAAAAACGTAGTTGATTATGACGGCGAAAGCGAAAACGATTTCATGGAATACAGTCTGTACAATGTCCGCTCCCCTCACAGGGTTGTCAGGATGAAAAGCATTGACATAGATTATACTGCTGACAACAATTGGCAGGATTGTGCGGATTTATGTCCAACGAACGCATTCACTTTAGAATTTAAGGAATATTTTGAGGAGTTAGGCTGTGATACGGGCATTGACTTGGATGAAGATACATTATACCCTTTCATTAACAAGAAATTATGTATCGGATGCGGAGCCTGTGTCGAAATTTCAAAAAGTGAAAATGCAATCACGTTAGACAGAATAATTGGGCCTATAGTTCACGGCAGAAATATTGAAGTTAACCACGACCTGTGCGTTAACTGTTTCCTGTGTGAAGAGAACTGTCCGGTAGAGGCCATAAGGTTAGAAGACGGGGAAGTAGTTTTAGACGATGATAAGTGTATACGCTGTGTGGAGTGTACTAATCATTGTCCAGTTGGAGCACTGAAACGTGTAGAAATTGAATAG
- a CDS encoding carbohydrate kinase family protein codes for MEILDDDINAEVIGFGALNVDKLYSVGNIAGADEESFITSSRDTPGGSAANTIIGLSRLGVSTSIIGKIAEDEDGDLIEYNLMFNEVFSNNLIYADKGSTGKCLGFVDENGQRCLYVDPGVNDEISIDEINPLNIMRCRIMHYTSFVGDSFKTQIELLEKLSEETVLSFDPGMLYVQKGLEEIRPILDRCDILLINESELRLLFKDSESGLKELAEKVLDMGITTVVIKKGSDGVFACNNEEECDVGAFECDVVDTTGAGDSFNSGFLYAFLNDYGLEKSCKIGNWVASRAIEGFGMDKFPTLKELKEFINN; via the coding sequence ATGGAAATATTGGATGACGATATAAATGCAGAGGTTATAGGATTCGGAGCATTGAACGTGGATAAGCTGTACTCCGTTGGAAACATTGCAGGAGCCGATGAGGAAAGCTTCATCACCTCAAGCAGGGACACTCCCGGAGGATCTGCAGCCAATACTATAATCGGGCTCTCAAGATTGGGCGTATCAACGTCAATCATCGGAAAAATCGCCGAAGACGAGGACGGAGACCTGATAGAATATAACCTGATGTTCAATGAGGTCTTTTCAAATAATCTTATTTACGCTGATAAGGGAAGTACGGGCAAATGCCTGGGATTCGTTGATGAAAACGGCCAGAGATGCCTTTATGTTGACCCTGGAGTTAACGATGAAATTTCAATTGATGAAATCAATCCCTTAAACATAATGAGATGCAGGATAATGCATTACACATCCTTTGTTGGAGATTCATTCAAAACCCAGATAGAACTGCTTGAAAAGCTAAGCGAAGAGACAGTTTTAAGCTTCGATCCGGGAATGCTATATGTCCAGAAGGGTCTTGAAGAGATAAGGCCGATTTTGGACAGGTGTGATATCCTGCTCATAAATGAATCAGAATTAAGATTATTATTCAAGGACTCAGAATCTGGACTTAAGGAACTCGCCGAAAAAGTTCTTGATATGGGAATCACAACGGTTGTCATTAAAAAAGGTTCAGACGGTGTTTTTGCCTGTAATAATGAAGAAGAATGTGATGTCGGGGCATTTGAATGTGATGTCGTTGACACCACCGGCGCTGGCGACAGTTTCAACAGCGGATTTCTATATGCTTTTCTAAACGATTACGGTTTGGAAAAATCATGTAAAATCGGTAATTGGGTAGCCAGCAGAGCTATTGAAGGATTTGGGATGGATAAATTCCCTACATTAAAAGAATTAAAAGAGTTTATTAACAATTAA
- a CDS encoding formylmethanofuran--tetrahydromethanopterin N-formyltransferase → MNYDKVEDTFFEAFEGKYVRALITGPTEKIVKSAAYDSTSTPSAVIGRVEGGVESFLDKDKTPDGRYGAVVQYWLGDDDTEKFAFELSYRLRQDILVKPFTRIFDYSDVDSDENIEMMDIVGHCGDGWEWIVEEYGRKMINVPIAVPDFQIEEKFKINDGIMGGNFWYLCETPEAVLTAGDAIIDAIMEVEGATAPFGVCSAASKPETNYPEIGPTTNHYYCPSLKDRLKDESKVPENVNYIPEIVINAMDVDSMFKALKAGIDAAIDVDGVIGISAGNFGGKLGDKIYNLLDVLK, encoded by the coding sequence ATGAATTATGATAAGGTCGAAGATACATTTTTTGAAGCCTTTGAAGGAAAATACGTAAGGGCTTTAATAACCGGACCGACGGAAAAGATTGTAAAAAGCGCTGCATACGATTCAACTTCCACTCCAAGCGCTGTAATCGGAAGGGTGGAAGGCGGAGTTGAAAGCTTTCTGGATAAGGACAAAACTCCCGACGGCAGATACGGTGCAGTCGTACAATACTGGCTTGGTGACGATGATACGGAAAAGTTTGCATTTGAATTGTCATACCGATTGAGGCAGGACATTCTGGTCAAGCCATTTACGCGTATATTTGACTACTCAGACGTGGATAGCGATGAAAATATTGAAATGATGGACATCGTTGGACATTGCGGTGACGGATGGGAATGGATTGTAGAAGAATACGGCCGCAAAATGATTAATGTGCCAATTGCAGTTCCTGATTTTCAGATCGAAGAAAAATTCAAAATCAATGACGGAATAATGGGCGGAAACTTCTGGTATTTGTGTGAAACTCCCGAAGCAGTATTAACTGCCGGAGACGCAATAATCGATGCGATAATGGAAGTTGAAGGTGCAACGGCTCCATTTGGAGTTTGCTCAGCTGCTTCAAAGCCTGAAACCAATTATCCCGAAATCGGCCCGACCACAAATCATTATTACTGTCCGTCATTGAAGGATCGCCTGAAAGACGAATCCAAGGTTCCCGAAAACGTCAATTACATTCCCGAAATCGTAATTAATGCGATGGATGTCGATTCAATGTTTAAGGCTTTAAAGGCAGGAATTGATGCTGCCATTGATGTTGATGGAGTCATTGGAATATCTGCGGGCAATTTTGGCGGAAAACTTGGAGATAAGATTTATAATTTATTGGATGTACTTAAATAG
- a CDS encoding 4Fe-4S binding protein — protein MIIMIDSYTKTPRPLRHVDVDYLIDQTKCEKCKDKPCLDSCPIDAIYMDNVDNLIKIKNTCFGCVLCRNSCPYDAITLDVHMDPPIKEEVPIINIKLCKACGACVQACKNASIHLKSDGNNPPHSEIDKDTCVRCGYCFRVCPTDAIKYGQLLPKTVKGGKAIVVNQDNCIGCMTCTRVCPSTGAINVGRTNKLPYINPGYCARCEECMHSCPSGAIKYSSRKKAYKMYSEIKSFDIVSGIVDNDMKRLSLDLISLNSVLKRVATSISMEFDDQNFENFIECKVNDHMERELGVVLDSSIQINKFDRLFGSYLMDRNIEVYDKKCVACGECYNVCPTGAIELNGPNPISINKNCVYCGKCVEQCQFDAIGAYDDYYYSKDTDLYYARSYLYKQREGDLSISSTKCQACEICVRNCPSDALVLNDDKVDFIEDNCIYCRTCEAICPVDSIRIINFR, from the coding sequence GTGATTATCATGATTGACAGTTATACAAAAACTCCAAGACCGTTAAGGCATGTTGATGTCGATTATCTTATTGACCAGACGAAATGTGAAAAGTGCAAGGACAAGCCATGTCTTGATTCATGTCCTATCGATGCAATTTATATGGATAATGTTGATAATTTAATAAAAATTAAAAATACCTGTTTCGGATGTGTTTTATGCCGAAATTCATGCCCTTATGATGCAATTACCCTTGATGTGCATATGGACCCTCCTATTAAGGAGGAAGTTCCTATCATCAACATCAAGCTGTGTAAGGCATGCGGTGCGTGCGTGCAGGCATGTAAAAATGCTTCAATCCACCTTAAAAGTGACGGAAACAATCCGCCTCACAGTGAAATCGACAAGGATACATGTGTGCGCTGCGGATACTGCTTCAGGGTCTGTCCTACCGATGCAATCAAGTACGGGCAGCTGCTTCCGAAAACCGTTAAGGGCGGAAAAGCCATTGTCGTCAACCAGGACAACTGTATCGGCTGTATGACCTGTACGAGGGTCTGTCCTTCAACAGGTGCAATCAATGTCGGAAGAACCAATAAGCTGCCGTATATCAATCCGGGGTACTGTGCAAGATGTGAGGAATGTATGCATTCATGCCCTTCAGGCGCAATAAAATACTCTTCACGTAAAAAGGCCTATAAGATGTACAGTGAAATCAAGTCATTCGATATAGTTTCCGGAATCGTTGACAATGACATGAAAAGGCTGTCTCTGGACCTCATCAGTCTGAACTCAGTGCTTAAAAGGGTTGCAACTTCAATTTCCATGGAATTCGATGATCAGAACTTTGAAAACTTCATTGAATGCAAGGTAAACGACCACATGGAAAGGGAGCTTGGCGTTGTTCTGGACTCAAGCATTCAAATAAACAAGTTCGACAGGCTCTTCGGTTCCTATCTGATGGATCGAAACATCGAGGTTTACGATAAAAAATGCGTTGCCTGCGGAGAATGCTACAACGTCTGTCCGACCGGCGCAATAGAACTCAACGGTCCGAATCCGATTTCAATTAATAAAAACTGTGTTTACTGCGGAAAATGCGTAGAGCAATGTCAGTTCGATGCAATCGGAGCTTATGATGATTATTACTACAGCAAAGACACCGATTTGTATTATGCAAGGTCATATCTCTACAAGCAGAGGGAAGGGGATTTGTCCATTTCCTCAACCAAGTGTCAGGCATGTGAAATCTGCGTTAGAAACTGTCCGAGTGACGCTTTGGTATTGAATGACGATAAGGTCGATTTCATTGAAGATAACTGTATTTACTGCAGGACCTGTGAAGCCATTTGTCCTGTGGATTCAATAAGGATTATTAACTTCAGGTGA
- a CDS encoding 4Fe-4S binding protein, with product MSSLMWYIYDFARRAWADAFTNAKSMPELAEKPERFRNFPTVNKEYCIGCGACTVSCPSPNAIKIVREKDDETGEGLTYPVIFNGACIRCGFCAEVCPTDPKTLECGENHLIRPEFNIIPSKRQYIIDDYLCIKCKKCMKKCPVNAISIVNDKLHVDQLNCISCGECIEVCPVSGAMKGVFVENLQDQKDLILLTVNYVEDYINSKEEDLRSLEKDRLLQYDVPLDDIWDEALKIIPDEEVSFEIISNAINRLKIRIIDWDKSKCKKCQLCIPDCPTGCISFDEDEDTIVRDKNRCLRCSICYQTCPFSVIKYFIAKFSLGEDRIIHTTVKASNLNEELLME from the coding sequence ATGTCATCTCTAATGTGGTACATCTATGATTTTGCAAGAAGAGCATGGGCAGATGCGTTTACAAATGCCAAATCCATGCCTGAACTTGCCGAAAAACCGGAAAGGTTTAGAAATTTCCCTACCGTAAATAAGGAGTACTGTATCGGATGCGGAGCATGTACAGTTTCATGTCCTTCACCGAACGCAATCAAGATTGTCCGTGAAAAGGATGATGAAACCGGAGAAGGTTTGACTTATCCGGTTATCTTTAACGGCGCTTGCATTCGCTGCGGATTCTGTGCTGAAGTCTGTCCGACTGACCCGAAAACTCTTGAATGCGGTGAAAATCATTTGATAAGGCCTGAATTCAATATCATTCCTTCCAAAAGGCAGTACATCATTGACGATTATCTGTGTATTAAATGTAAAAAGTGTATGAAAAAGTGTCCCGTCAATGCAATATCAATTGTAAACGACAAGCTGCATGTGGATCAGCTCAACTGCATTTCCTGCGGAGAATGTATTGAGGTCTGTCCTGTAAGCGGAGCAATGAAGGGCGTATTTGTCGAAAACCTTCAGGACCAAAAAGATTTGATTCTTTTGACTGTAAATTATGTTGAAGACTACATAAATTCGAAGGAAGAGGATTTGAGGTCTTTGGAAAAGGACAGGCTGCTTCAGTATGACGTTCCTTTGGATGACATATGGGATGAAGCCCTTAAAATCATTCCTGACGAAGAAGTCAGCTTTGAAATAATTTCCAATGCAATCAACAGACTTAAAATACGAATCATTGACTGGGATAAAAGCAAATGTAAGAAATGTCAGCTGTGCATTCCGGATTGTCCGACAGGCTGCATTTCCTTTGATGAAGATGAAGATACGATTGTAAGAGACAAGAACAGATGTTTGAGATGCAGTATATGTTACCAGACTTGTCCTTTCTCAGTAATAAAATACTTTATTGCAAAATTCTCTCTCGGAGAGGACAGGATTATTCACACTACTGTAAAGGCATCCAATTTAAATGAGGAGCTTTTGATGGAGTGA